The window ATTAAAACTGTAAAAACTATCGCCTATGGCTTCTTTTAAAAGTCTTGCAATGTTCTCCTCATCTTCTACAAAAAGAACTCTTAAGCTCTTTAGTGACTTCTTTTTCATCTCTTTTTCTTTGCAATTGGGATTTTTATATTAAAACTTGTCATACCTTTTTTACTACTTACATCAAGATCTCCCTCAAGACCTTTTTGGCAAATCATCTTTGACATAAAAAGACCTAAGCCCGTTCCGCTACTTTGATGTTTAGTTGTAAAGTATGGCTCAAATATATTTTCAATATTTTCTTTTGCGATGCCACCCGCATTGTCTTGAATCTCGATGTGTGCAAAGCCATCTTCTGCCTTTAGTGTTATACTTATCTCTCGTATGAGAATCGCCTTAGATATAAAAGCATCTTTAGCATTTTTTATAAGGTTGATGATGACTTGCGTTAGTTCATTTTGGATGCCAAGAACTTCTAACTCTTGTAGTTTTACTTTAACGCTTATCATATTTTCTACTATCATCTTATCTAATAGATTAAGAGCCTCCTCTATACTTTCATTTACAAAAAAAAGATGTTTTTCCTTTTGTGGGTTAAAAAAATTTGTAAAGTCATCTATAGTCTCAGACATATTTTTTAATATACTTTTACTCTCATCATAAAAGGATATAAGCTTTCCTTCATCGCCATTTTGAGCCGCTTTTTTCATACTAAAGAGAGTTAGGTTTAGCTCTGTAAGTGGTTGTCTCCACTGATGGGCGATATTAGCTAGCATCTGACCAAGAGAGGCTTGACGAGATTGCAAAAACATTACCTTTTGCTTCTGTTCATTGTTAGATACTTCCTCTTTTATACGCTCTTCAAGGGTATGATTTAACTCTTCAAGCTCTTTAGTTTTTCTCTCAACTCGAAGTTCTAGTGTTTCGTTTAGTTCTTGGAGTTGTTTCTCTTTTTTTAGGAGTTCTTTTTTATAAAAAACCTCTTTTGTGACATCATAGCGGATAGCTATGAACTCTACTATCTCATCATCAACACCCAAAATAGGGATGACTGTTGTATTTACATAAAAGCAAGAGCCATCTTTTGCACGATTTTTTACTGTACCTTTATAAACCTTTTTTGACTTTATAGTATCCCAAAGAGTTTTAAACTTTTGGGATTCAACTTCTGGATGTCTTACGATGTTGTGACTTTTTCCTATAAGTTCTTCTTTTGTATATCCTGAGATTTTACAAAACTCATCATTTACGAAAGTTATGATGCCCTCTATATTGGTTTTTGAGATAATATTGCTTTTTTCTATAGCATTTTTGTATTGTTGAAGCATAATAATGCAATTATATCACAGCAAAATTATTTGAGCATTGATATTTTACGTATTTATTTGCTATACTAATCTATGCTGAGTATCACTACAAATACAAAACTAGACAT of the Sulfurimonas hongkongensis genome contains:
- a CDS encoding PAS domain-containing sensor histidine kinase is translated as MLQQYKNAIEKSNIISKTNIEGIITFVNDEFCKISGYTKEELIGKSHNIVRHPEVESQKFKTLWDTIKSKKVYKGTVKNRAKDGSCFYVNTTVIPILGVDDEIVEFIAIRYDVTKEVFYKKELLKKEKQLQELNETLELRVERKTKELEELNHTLEERIKEEVSNNEQKQKVMFLQSRQASLGQMLANIAHQWRQPLTELNLTLFSMKKAAQNGDEGKLISFYDESKSILKNMSETIDDFTNFFNPQKEKHLFFVNESIEEALNLLDKMIVENMISVKVKLQELEVLGIQNELTQVIINLIKNAKDAFISKAILIREISITLKAEDGFAHIEIQDNAGGIAKENIENIFEPYFTTKHQSSGTGLGLFMSKMICQKGLEGDLDVSSKKGMTSFNIKIPIAKKKR